One Megasphaera elsdenii DSM 20460 genomic window carries:
- a CDS encoding radical SAM domain protein yields MEYICNDCPRQCGVVRAEVRQEGQVLPGFCHSPLQPVVARAALHEWEEPCISGSRGSGAVFFTGCNLRCCFCQNTTISMGGTGVPITAARLRDIYGELIEKGAHNINLVTPTPYKKAILESLAEPLTVPVVYNCGGYETTATIDAFKGKVQIYLPDLKYLDPALAKRYSAAEDYPQVAAEAILHMYDQIGPYELDDDGLLQKGVVIRHLILPGCLDNTKAVIDWVRDHFDDGQVLFSLMRQYVPCGRAADYPEINRRLTDEEYDEAEQYLFDSGIEDGFVQEKDSASEAFIPAFDGTGV; encoded by the coding sequence ATGGAATATATTTGTAATGACTGTCCGCGCCAGTGCGGCGTCGTGCGGGCAGAAGTGCGGCAGGAAGGACAGGTACTGCCCGGTTTTTGCCACAGTCCGCTCCAGCCTGTTGTGGCCCGGGCGGCCCTGCATGAGTGGGAAGAGCCGTGCATCAGCGGTTCCCGCGGTTCGGGAGCCGTCTTTTTTACAGGCTGCAATCTGCGCTGCTGTTTTTGCCAGAATACGACGATTTCCATGGGCGGTACGGGCGTGCCGATTACGGCGGCGCGCCTGCGGGATATCTACGGCGAGCTCATCGAAAAGGGCGCCCATAACATCAACCTCGTCACGCCGACGCCGTACAAGAAGGCCATCCTCGAAAGTCTGGCAGAGCCCCTGACCGTGCCTGTTGTCTACAACTGCGGCGGCTATGAAACGACAGCGACCATCGACGCTTTCAAGGGCAAGGTCCAGATTTATCTGCCCGATTTGAAATACCTCGATCCGGCCCTGGCTAAGCGCTACAGTGCGGCTGAAGATTATCCCCAGGTCGCAGCGGAAGCCATCCTTCATATGTACGACCAGATTGGCCCTTACGAACTGGACGATGACGGCCTCCTCCAGAAGGGCGTCGTCATCCGTCACCTCATTTTACCGGGCTGCCTGGACAATACAAAAGCCGTCATCGACTGGGTGCGGGACCACTTCGATGACGGCCAGGTCTTATTCAGTTTAATGCGCCAGTACGTGCCCTGCGGTCGGGCTGCGGACTATCCGGAGATCAATCGGCGCCTGACGGACGAAGAATACGACGAAGCGGAACAGTACCTCTTCGACAGCGGCATCGAAGACGGCTTCGTCCAGGAAAAAGACAGCGCCAGCGAAGCTTTCATCCCCGCCTTCGACGGGACGGGGGTGTAG
- a CDS encoding sensor histidine kinase, giving the protein MLYNILTVFLMTTALMPPAMLQYYAFEPLLSQTQKIRVLGGYATLYLIELLFFLYMFIWGPWDHSFTLYKKIFVVAWIPHFLWAIATIRPYLFRHLYVFSIRAACTILIHTLSALILLALFHDPGSRPILPSLIYPAQWLFYILCYLALLPVLRQYFNEVFVKYRYLTTHKYWKYISMLPLFLLLDMYFILAHTEDLIMDQMLLLRMILLLALIIIAVSIRVGLRQADRTLKMYERVENMTAQIEASRDYTHSLLNSQDQLKAFYDSRKAYLDKLEGLISSHQPQEALQFIKEIGTQLDQTKRKQYCQNPLVNAALSTYLAKAEALHIPITVKAVIPKENAALSSDLAIVLSNLIENAIHASEKQPDSHRALSLLTLCQGDVLNIWVKNRFDGTVTFDEDGLPTTQAKGHGIGMKSLGHFRDTYDASVLCTCEDGWFSTYIRVPWGGAA; this is encoded by the coding sequence ATGCTTTACAATATTCTTACTGTTTTCCTGATGACGACGGCTCTCATGCCGCCAGCCATGCTCCAATATTATGCCTTTGAGCCCTTGCTGTCCCAGACGCAGAAAATCCGCGTCCTGGGCGGATATGCCACCCTGTATCTCATCGAGCTCCTCTTCTTCCTCTACATGTTCATCTGGGGGCCCTGGGACCACAGCTTCACCCTATACAAAAAGATTTTCGTCGTCGCCTGGATTCCCCACTTTCTCTGGGCTATCGCAACCATCCGGCCCTATTTATTCCGCCATCTCTACGTCTTTTCCATCCGTGCGGCCTGCACCATTCTCATCCATACCCTGTCTGCCTTGATTCTCCTGGCCCTGTTCCACGACCCGGGCAGCCGTCCCATCCTGCCATCCCTGATATACCCGGCGCAATGGCTGTTCTATATTCTCTGCTACCTGGCCCTGCTTCCGGTCCTGCGCCAATATTTCAACGAAGTCTTCGTAAAATATCGCTATTTGACGACTCACAAATACTGGAAATATATCAGCATGCTGCCGCTGTTCCTGCTGCTGGACATGTACTTCATCCTGGCCCATACGGAGGACCTCATCATGGACCAGATGCTCCTGCTCAGGATGATTCTCCTCCTGGCCCTGATCATCATCGCCGTCAGTATCCGTGTCGGCCTCCGGCAGGCAGACCGAACCTTGAAGATGTATGAACGCGTAGAGAATATGACCGCCCAGATTGAGGCCAGCCGCGACTACACTCATTCCCTGCTTAATTCGCAAGATCAATTAAAGGCCTTCTACGATAGCCGCAAAGCCTACCTGGATAAATTGGAAGGGCTCATTTCATCCCACCAGCCCCAAGAAGCCCTGCAGTTCATCAAGGAAATCGGCACCCAGTTGGATCAGACCAAGCGAAAACAATATTGTCAGAATCCCTTGGTCAACGCTGCCTTGTCGACGTATCTGGCCAAGGCAGAAGCCCTGCACATTCCCATTACGGTCAAAGCCGTCATCCCCAAGGAAAACGCAGCCCTCAGCTCCGACCTTGCCATCGTCTTGTCGAACCTCATCGAAAACGCCATCCATGCCAGCGAAAAGCAGCCTGACAGCCACCGCGCCCTATCCTTGCTTACCCTCTGCCAAGGCGATGTCCTCAACATCTGGGTCAAGAACCGCTTCGACGGGACCGTAACCTTCGATGAAGACGGTCTGCCGACGACACAGGCCAAAGGGCACGGCATCGGCATGAAATCGCTGGGCCACTTCCGCGACACTTATGATGCCAGCGTCCTTTGTACCTGTGAAGACGGCTGGTTCTCTACGTACATCCGCGTCCCCTGGGGCGGCGCAGCATGA
- the ilvN gene encoding acetolactate synthase small subunit: MRKQHLAILSDNKPGVLTHIAGLISRKAINIESLTVGYTEEPDVSRFNIVISIEDDKELKQTISQLAKLIDVIKIINLDEAPFISYELAMIKVRYDTPQVRDELASLANLFHAKVVDVNLNSLILRVTGREDHVNALINVLTPYEILEIARTGTISLSRGLVPVKAM; the protein is encoded by the coding sequence ATGAGGAAACAGCATCTGGCTATTTTGTCCGACAACAAACCGGGCGTATTGACACATATTGCCGGCCTGATCAGCCGTAAGGCCATCAACATCGAATCGTTGACCGTCGGTTATACGGAAGAACCGGATGTGTCACGCTTCAACATCGTCATCAGCATCGAAGACGACAAAGAATTGAAGCAGACCATCAGCCAGCTGGCCAAGCTCATCGACGTCATCAAGATCATCAACCTCGATGAAGCACCCTTCATCAGCTACGAACTGGCCATGATCAAGGTCCGTTATGATACGCCGCAGGTCCGCGACGAACTGGCGAGCCTGGCCAATCTGTTCCACGCCAAAGTCGTCGACGTAAACCTAAATTCACTCATCCTCCGCGTCACAGGGCGCGAAGACCACGTCAATGCCCTCATCAATGTCTTGACTCCTTATGAAATATTAGAAATCGCCCGGACCGGGACCATTTCCCTCTCACGAGGACTCGTCCCCGTCAAGGCGATGTGA
- the ilvB gene encoding biosynthetic-type acetolactate synthase large subunit, whose protein sequence is MRMTGARAVLECLKREGVDVVFGYPGGAILPLYEEMYKDNFRHILTGHEQGAVHAADGYARVTGRPGVCIATSGPGICNMVTGIATANMDSIPMVIISGQVPTNLIGRDSFQEADISGITSPITKHNYLVKNAASIPRVLKEAFYIASTGRPGPVLIDIAKDALEAEIDFEYPDTVHLPGYRVESKGQTYDIDRAVAMIRNSQKPVFLVGGGVILSETTKYLEDIVDTTKIPVVTTLMGKGALPDSHPLHLGMGGMHGAYASNKAISGCDLLIALGARFDERLTSRADTFAPNAQIIHFEIDDVEIDKIIDIDLGVKGDLRWSLPIFAQKLKEGSFDYETAFSEWRQHVLILKKDHPFATPPRPGCISPQSIFAAVRAITRDDDTVAITDVGQHQMWAAQFFTTDEPKHFITSGGLGTMGFGLPAAAGAKVACPDKTVVLFSGDGSILMNCQEFATLSQYDIDVKVIVLHNDTLGMIVQLQDFFYNQHYSQCRLNKKKDLPMLAESMGVKGYHIEKQDELIPILIEAFAHQGPALIDIRISKDERVYPTVPGGKALSDMILGGDA, encoded by the coding sequence ATGAGAATGACAGGGGCAAGGGCTGTGTTGGAATGTTTGAAGCGGGAAGGCGTCGACGTCGTCTTCGGCTATCCCGGAGGGGCTATCCTGCCGCTATACGAAGAAATGTATAAAGACAACTTCCGGCACATCCTTACCGGTCATGAACAAGGTGCGGTCCACGCTGCCGACGGTTACGCCCGCGTTACCGGCCGGCCCGGCGTCTGCATCGCCACCTCCGGGCCTGGGATCTGCAACATGGTTACAGGCATTGCCACAGCCAATATGGATTCTATCCCCATGGTCATCATCAGCGGCCAGGTCCCGACGAACCTCATCGGGCGCGACTCCTTCCAGGAAGCCGATATTTCCGGGATCACGTCGCCCATTACCAAGCACAATTACTTGGTCAAGAACGCCGCGTCTATCCCGCGGGTCCTGAAAGAAGCCTTTTACATTGCGTCGACAGGCCGTCCCGGACCTGTCCTCATCGACATCGCCAAGGATGCCCTGGAAGCAGAAATCGACTTCGAGTATCCCGATACGGTCCACCTGCCCGGATACAGAGTAGAAAGCAAAGGGCAGACCTATGACATAGACCGGGCCGTCGCCATGATCCGCAACAGCCAGAAACCGGTCTTCCTCGTCGGCGGCGGCGTCATCTTGTCGGAAACGACGAAGTATCTCGAAGACATCGTCGATACGACAAAGATTCCCGTCGTCACGACCCTCATGGGCAAAGGGGCCCTGCCAGACTCCCATCCGCTCCACTTGGGAATGGGCGGTATGCACGGCGCTTACGCATCGAACAAAGCCATTTCCGGCTGCGACCTGCTCATCGCTTTAGGCGCCCGCTTTGACGAACGCCTGACCAGCCGGGCCGATACGTTCGCCCCCAATGCCCAGATCATCCATTTTGAAATCGATGATGTCGAAATCGACAAGATCATCGACATCGACTTAGGCGTCAAAGGCGACCTCCGCTGGTCCCTGCCTATTTTCGCTCAGAAATTGAAAGAAGGCTCCTTCGATTACGAAACGGCCTTCTCTGAATGGCGTCAGCACGTCCTGATCCTGAAGAAAGACCACCCCTTCGCGACGCCGCCGCGTCCAGGCTGCATTTCACCCCAGTCAATTTTCGCCGCCGTCCGGGCCATTACCCGCGATGACGACACCGTAGCCATTACCGACGTCGGCCAGCATCAGATGTGGGCCGCCCAATTCTTCACGACAGACGAGCCGAAGCACTTCATCACTTCTGGCGGACTGGGCACGATGGGCTTCGGCCTGCCAGCTGCGGCAGGAGCTAAAGTCGCCTGTCCTGACAAAACAGTCGTCCTCTTTTCCGGTGACGGCAGCATCCTCATGAATTGCCAGGAATTTGCGACGTTATCCCAGTACGACATCGACGTCAAGGTCATCGTCTTGCACAACGATACGCTGGGCATGATCGTCCAGCTCCAGGACTTCTTCTACAACCAGCATTATTCCCAATGCCGGCTCAATAAGAAAAAGGATTTGCCTATGCTCGCCGAATCGATGGGGGTCAAAGGGTACCACATTGAAAAACAGGATGAGTTAATCCCCATCCTAATCGAGGCTTTCGCCCACCAGGGGCCGGCCTTGATTGATATCCGCATCTCTAAGGACGAACGGGTCTACCCGACCGTTCCTGGCGGCAAAGCACTGAGTGACATGATTTTAGGAGGTGACGCCTGA
- the ilvC gene encoding ketol-acid reductoisomerase, translating to MAKVFYDQDVNWDVMKGKKVAIIGYGSQGHAHALNLKDSGIDVVVGLYEGSKSIAKAKEAGLEVKSVPEAVKDADITMILIPDEKQADVYANEIAPNLKDGSALAFAHGFNVHFKQIVPPSTVDVFMVAPKGPGHLVRRTFTEGGGVPDVFAVEQDATGKAFDIALAYARGIGGTRAGVIQTTFQEETETDLFGEQAVLCGGICQLITNGFETLCEAGYQPEIAYFETFHEMKLIVDLMYEGGMAKMRKSISDTAEYGDYTAGPRVITQDSKKAMKDVLTDIQTGAFAKDWLLENKAGGRAHFLAMRRQHAEHPIEKVGAKLRDMMPWLHNNDQND from the coding sequence ATGGCAAAAGTATTTTATGATCAGGATGTAAACTGGGATGTAATGAAAGGCAAAAAAGTCGCAATCATCGGTTATGGCAGCCAGGGCCATGCCCATGCGTTGAACCTCAAAGACAGCGGCATCGACGTCGTCGTCGGCTTGTATGAAGGCAGCAAATCCATCGCTAAAGCCAAAGAAGCCGGCCTTGAAGTTAAATCCGTTCCTGAAGCTGTAAAAGACGCAGATATCACGATGATCTTGATTCCGGACGAAAAACAGGCTGACGTCTATGCAAATGAAATCGCTCCGAACTTGAAAGACGGCAGCGCTCTTGCTTTTGCTCACGGCTTCAACGTCCACTTCAAACAGATCGTTCCTCCTTCCACAGTCGACGTCTTCATGGTCGCTCCGAAAGGCCCGGGCCACCTCGTTCGCCGTACTTTCACAGAAGGCGGCGGTGTTCCTGACGTATTCGCTGTCGAACAGGACGCTACAGGCAAAGCTTTCGACATCGCTTTGGCTTACGCCCGCGGCATCGGTGGTACCCGTGCCGGCGTCATCCAGACGACCTTCCAGGAAGAAACGGAAACAGACCTCTTCGGTGAACAGGCAGTCCTCTGCGGCGGCATTTGCCAGCTCATCACCAACGGTTTCGAAACCCTCTGCGAAGCTGGTTACCAGCCGGAAATCGCTTACTTCGAAACCTTCCATGAAATGAAATTGATCGTCGACCTCATGTATGAAGGCGGCATGGCCAAGATGCGTAAATCCATCAGCGACACGGCTGAATACGGCGACTACACCGCTGGTCCGCGCGTCATCACCCAGGATTCCAAGAAAGCCATGAAAGACGTCTTGACCGACATCCAGACCGGTGCTTTCGCTAAAGATTGGCTCCTGGAAAACAAAGCCGGCGGCCGCGCTCACTTCCTCGCTATGCGCCGTCAGCACGCTGAACATCCGATTGAAAAAGTCGGCGCTAAACTCCGCGACATGATGCCGTGGCTCCACAACAACGACCAGAACGACTAA
- a CDS encoding carbon starvation CstA family protein, whose amino-acid sequence MNGLYLVIISALVFVLAYRFYGAFIAAKVLTVNQYKVTPAFRFEDGHDYVPTNKYVVFGHHFAAIAGAGPLVGPVIAAQFGYLPGALWILIGGVLAGAVHDMVILFCSMRYDGKSIAEIAKAQIGDKTGLATSFAVLFLNILAMAGMAVVIVNALHDSPWGTFTIGMTIPIAIFIGLYMQFLRPGRIKEGTIIGVALTLLAVVLGPAVQASPTLAPLFTISAKGISIALIIYGFVAAALPVWLLLAPRDYLSTYMKIGTIGALAIGIIIVGPTVQMPAITQFCAGGGPVITGPVLPYIFITIACGAVSGFHCMISTGTTPKMLMNERSILPVGYGAMLTESFVGMMALIAACSLVPNDYFAINSSAEHFQALGIQVVDLPQLNAMVGENVAHRPGGAVSLAVGMAFIFSNIPGLDHLMNYWYHFCIMFEALFIMTIIDAGTRVGRYMLQELIGRVWPKFGDPHWLPGAIIASALISGAWGYIVLQGNLSTIWPIFGVSNQLLAIITLAISTVVICSMGKARFAWVTIIPWAFLTVVIFWADYLNMFNIYLPKQEWLLFIVSAIMALLVIIVSISSIRRCLYLAKTVPPSYDTTETVEAEELKHLEELIKTDPVAKRFKELTVDHH is encoded by the coding sequence ATGAATGGTTTGTATTTAGTTATCATCTCTGCATTAGTATTCGTACTGGCCTACCGTTTCTATGGCGCTTTCATTGCCGCCAAAGTCTTGACGGTCAACCAGTACAAGGTCACACCGGCCTTCCGCTTCGAAGACGGTCACGACTACGTGCCGACCAATAAGTACGTCGTCTTCGGCCATCACTTCGCCGCTATCGCCGGTGCCGGCCCGCTCGTAGGCCCGGTCATTGCCGCTCAGTTCGGTTATCTGCCCGGCGCCTTATGGATTCTCATCGGTGGGGTCCTCGCCGGTGCCGTCCACGACATGGTCATCCTCTTCTGCTCCATGCGTTATGATGGCAAGTCCATCGCTGAAATCGCAAAAGCCCAAATCGGTGACAAAACTGGTCTGGCAACGTCCTTTGCCGTCTTGTTCCTCAACATCCTGGCCATGGCCGGCATGGCCGTCGTCATCGTCAACGCCCTGCACGACAGCCCTTGGGGTACATTTACGATCGGCATGACCATCCCTATCGCCATCTTCATCGGCCTCTACATGCAGTTCCTGCGTCCTGGCCGCATTAAAGAAGGCACCATCATCGGTGTCGCCCTGACTTTGCTGGCCGTCGTCCTTGGCCCGGCCGTCCAGGCTTCGCCGACGCTGGCACCGCTGTTTACGATCAGCGCCAAAGGCATTTCCATCGCCCTCATCATTTACGGCTTCGTAGCTGCCGCCCTTCCGGTATGGCTGCTCCTGGCTCCCCGTGATTATCTTTCGACATACATGAAGATTGGTACCATCGGCGCCCTGGCCATCGGCATCATCATCGTCGGCCCGACAGTCCAGATGCCGGCTATCACCCAGTTCTGCGCTGGCGGCGGCCCGGTCATCACCGGCCCTGTCCTGCCGTATATCTTCATCACCATCGCCTGCGGTGCTGTTTCCGGCTTCCACTGCATGATTTCTACCGGCACGACGCCGAAGATGCTCATGAACGAACGCTCCATCCTGCCTGTTGGCTACGGCGCTATGCTGACGGAATCCTTCGTCGGCATGATGGCTCTGATCGCAGCCTGCTCGCTCGTACCGAACGACTATTTCGCTATCAACTCGTCGGCTGAACATTTCCAGGCCCTGGGCATCCAGGTCGTCGACCTGCCCCAGCTGAATGCCATGGTCGGTGAAAACGTCGCCCATCGTCCTGGCGGTGCCGTTTCCCTGGCTGTCGGCATGGCCTTCATCTTCTCCAACATCCCTGGCCTCGACCACCTCATGAACTACTGGTATCACTTCTGCATCATGTTTGAAGCCCTGTTCATCATGACCATCATCGATGCGGGTACCCGTGTTGGCCGTTACATGCTCCAGGAACTCATTGGCCGCGTATGGCCGAAGTTCGGCGATCCCCATTGGCTGCCTGGCGCTATCATCGCATCGGCTCTGATTTCCGGCGCATGGGGTTACATCGTCCTCCAAGGGAACTTGTCCACTATCTGGCCTATCTTCGGGGTATCCAACCAGCTGCTGGCCATCATCACCCTGGCCATCTCGACAGTTGTCATCTGCTCCATGGGTAAAGCCCGCTTTGCCTGGGTCACCATCATCCCCTGGGCTTTCCTGACCGTCGTTATCTTCTGGGCTGATTACCTCAACATGTTCAACATCTACCTGCCCAAGCAGGAATGGCTCCTCTTCATCGTATCGGCTATCATGGCACTCCTGGTCATCATCGTCAGCATCTCCTCCATCAGAAGATGCCTGTACCTGGCTAAGACCGTACCGCCTAGCTACGATACAACTGAAACCGTAGAAGCAGAAGAACTGAAACACCTGGAAGAACTCATCAAGACCGACCCGGTCGCCAAACGCTTCAAAGAACTTACAGTTGATCATCATTAG
- the ltrA gene encoding group II intron reverse transcriptase/maturase → MKDRKLHQEGCPQKEVAEQPGYVEASAHARIAEHNDIIASLPADSLLKQILSRDNLNGAYKKVKSNRGTGGVDRMSVDELLPYLREHRLDLLQQIRNGKYKPQPVRRVEIPKEEKGKFRKLGIPTVVDRMIQQAITQVLVPIYEPQFSDSSFGFRPKRGAHDALKQCQAYADEGYVYVVDMDLEKFFDNVCQSKLIEVLSRSVKDGRVISLIHQYLHAGVIRHGMFERSEQGVPQGGPLSPLLSNIMLNELDKELERRGHKFVRYADDCMILCKSRRSAERTLESITRYIEKKLFLKVNRNKTHVAHIRYVKYLGYGFYRKNGKCRLRVHPKSITKMKDRLRFILKRSNGKGNEVRALLLKRFIKGWVNYFKLANMKELLIQIDRWIRRKIRTIYWKQWKKVRTKHRMISQYGAPKWVVLEMANCRKGPWRAAAMLNSVLTNKEIARLGYITMTSYYKQVCEN, encoded by the coding sequence ATGAAAGACAGAAAACTTCATCAAGAAGGCTGTCCACAAAAAGAGGTTGCGGAACAACCGGGATATGTGGAAGCGTCTGCCCATGCGAGGATTGCTGAACACAACGACATCATTGCAAGCTTGCCAGCGGACAGTCTGTTGAAGCAGATTTTATCACGAGACAACTTAAATGGTGCCTATAAGAAGGTAAAGTCTAATCGAGGAACCGGCGGGGTCGACAGGATGAGTGTAGATGAACTTCTACCCTACCTGCGGGAACATCGCCTGGACCTCCTTCAGCAAATACGGAATGGGAAATATAAGCCCCAGCCAGTCCGTCGGGTTGAAATACCCAAAGAGGAAAAAGGGAAATTCCGGAAATTAGGAATCCCTACGGTCGTAGACCGCATGATACAACAGGCGATTACGCAGGTTCTTGTGCCTATCTACGAGCCACAGTTTTCAGATAGCAGTTTCGGGTTCCGTCCCAAACGGGGCGCCCACGATGCGTTGAAACAATGCCAGGCCTATGCAGATGAGGGCTATGTCTACGTCGTAGACATGGACTTGGAGAAATTTTTCGACAATGTCTGCCAAAGCAAATTGATAGAAGTTCTGTCAAGGAGCGTAAAAGACGGCCGGGTCATCTCGCTGATACACCAATATCTCCATGCTGGTGTTATCCGGCATGGGATGTTCGAACGAAGTGAACAGGGGGTTCCCCAAGGAGGGCCATTGAGTCCGCTCTTGAGTAACATCATGCTGAATGAGCTGGATAAGGAGCTGGAACGGCGCGGACATAAATTTGTCCGCTATGCAGATGACTGCATGATACTCTGCAAAAGCAGAAGAAGTGCCGAAAGGACCTTGGAAAGCATCACTCGATATATTGAGAAGAAATTATTTCTCAAGGTGAATCGAAATAAGACGCACGTAGCCCACATCCGCTATGTTAAATATCTGGGATATGGCTTCTACCGAAAGAATGGAAAATGCCGACTCCGGGTGCATCCGAAATCCATTACTAAGATGAAAGACCGTTTGCGGTTTATATTGAAACGAAGCAATGGAAAAGGAAACGAAGTGAGAGCCCTTCTATTGAAACGATTCATAAAGGGATGGGTGAATTACTTTAAACTAGCGAATATGAAGGAACTGCTAATTCAAATTGACAGATGGATTCGACGCAAAATACGAACCATATACTGGAAACAATGGAAGAAGGTACGGACGAAACACCGGATGATAAGCCAATACGGCGCGCCCAAGTGGGTAGTGTTGGAAATGGCTAACTGCCGAAAAGGTCCGTGGCGAGCAGCGGCAATGCTGAACTCAGTTCTTACGAATAAAGAAATAGCCCGCCTTGGCTACATAACCATGACGAGCTATTACAAGCAAGTATGCGAAAACTAG
- a CDS encoding carbon starvation CstA family protein → MNGLYLVIISALVFVLAYRFYGAFIAAKVLTLNQYKVTPAFRFEDGHDYVPTNKYVVFGHHFAAIAGAGPLVGPVIAAQFGYLPGALWILIGGVLAGAVHDMVILFCSMRYDGKSIAEIAKAQIGQKTGVATSFAVLFLNILCMAGMAVVIANALANSPWGTFTIGMTIPIAIFIGLYMQFLRPGKIKEGTIIGVVLTLLAVVAGPAVQASPTLAPLFTISHNGICIALIIYGFIAAALPVWLLLAPRDYLSTYMKIGTIGALALGILIVGPQIQMPATTQFCAGGGPVITGSVLPYIFVTIACGAVSGFHSMISTGTTPKMLMNERSILPVGYGAMVTESFVAMMALIAACALVPNDYFAINSSAAHFQALGIQVVDLPHLNEMVGENVAHRPGGAVSLAVGMAYIFSNLPGLDHLMNYWYHFCIMFEALFIMTIIDAGTRVGRYMLQELVGHVWPKFGDPNWKPGAIVASALICAAWGYLVLNGNLSTIWPIFGVSNQLLAIIALSISSVVICSMGKARYLWVTGLPWAFLMVMIFWADFLNIFEIYLPKGEWTMFTVSIIMAVLVIIVAIGAIRRCIYLAKTVPASYDTTETVEAEELKHLQELVKTDKAAQRFQELTIAHH, encoded by the coding sequence ATGAACGGTTTGTATCTCGTTATTATTTCAGCCTTAGTGTTCGTACTGGCTTACCGTTTTTACGGTGCGTTCATCGCTGCCAAAGTCTTGACGCTGAACCAGTACAAAGTCACACCGGCCTTCCGCTTTGAAGACGGTCACGACTACGTACCGACCAACAAGTACGTCGTCTTCGGCCATCACTTCGCCGCTATCGCCGGTGCGGGCCCGCTCGTAGGCCCGGTCATCGCCGCCCAGTTCGGTTATCTGCCCGGCGCCTTATGGATTCTCATCGGTGGTGTCCTCGCCGGTGCTGTCCATGACATGGTCATCCTCTTCTGCTCCATGCGTTACGATGGTAAATCCATCGCCGAAATCGCAAAAGCACAGATTGGCCAGAAGACAGGCGTTGCTACTTCCTTCGCCGTCCTCTTCCTGAATATCCTCTGCATGGCTGGTATGGCCGTCGTTATCGCCAACGCCCTGGCTAACAGCCCGTGGGGTACTTTCACCATCGGCATGACCATTCCTATCGCTATCTTCATCGGCCTCTACATGCAGTTCCTGCGTCCTGGCAAAATCAAGGAAGGCACCATCATCGGCGTTGTCCTCACCTTGCTGGCTGTCGTCGCTGGTCCTGCCGTCCAGGCTTCGCCGACGCTGGCTCCGCTGTTCACGATCAGCCACAACGGCATTTGCATTGCCTTGATCATCTACGGTTTCATCGCAGCTGCCCTTCCGGTATGGCTGCTCCTGGCTCCGCGTGATTACCTCTCTACGTACATGAAAATCGGTACTATCGGTGCCCTGGCTCTCGGCATCCTCATCGTAGGCCCGCAGATCCAGATGCCGGCAACGACGCAGTTCTGCGCTGGCGGCGGCCCGGTCATCACCGGTTCAGTCCTTCCGTACATCTTCGTCACCATCGCCTGCGGTGCTGTTTCTGGTTTCCATTCCATGATTTCCACCGGCACGACGCCGAAGATGCTCATGAACGAACGCTCTATCCTGCCTGTCGGCTATGGTGCTATGGTTACTGAATCCTTCGTCGCTATGATGGCTCTGATTGCAGCCTGCGCCCTCGTACCGAACGATTACTTCGCCATCAACTCTTCGGCTGCTCATTTCCAGGCCCTGGGCATCCAGGTCGTCGACCTGCCGCACCTGAACGAAATGGTCGGTGAAAACGTTGCTCATCGTCCGGGCGGTGCTGTTTCCCTGGCTGTCGGCATGGCTTACATCTTCTCCAACCTGCCTGGCCTCGACCATCTCATGAACTACTGGTATCATTTCTGCATCATGTTTGAAGCCCTCTTCATCATGACCATCATCGATGCCGGTACCCGTGTCGGCCGTTATATGCTCCAGGAACTCGTCGGCCACGTATGGCCGAAATTCGGTGACCCGAACTGGAAACCGGGCGCTATCGTAGCCTCGGCTTTGATCTGCGCAGCATGGGGTTACCTCGTATTGAATGGCAACTTGTCCACCATCTGGCCGATCTTCGGTGTATCCAACCAGCTGCTGGCCATCATCGCCCTCTCCATTTCGTCGGTTGTCATCTGCTCCATGGGCAAAGCCCGTTACCTCTGGGTTACAGGTCTTCCCTGGGCTTTCCTGATGGTCATGATTTTCTGGGCTGACTTCCTGAACATCTTTGAAATCTATCTGCCGAAAGGCGAATGGACGATGTTCACAGTCTCCATCATCATGGCTGTCCTGGTCATCATCGTAGCTATCGGTGCTATCCGTAGATGCATCTACCTGGCTAAGACCGTACCGGCCAGCTATGACACGACAGAAACTGTCGAAGCAGAAGAACTCAAACATCTCCAGGAACTCGTTAAGACGGATAAAGCCGCTCAGCGTTTCCAGGAACTGACGATTGCTCATCACTAA